A part of Lutra lutra chromosome 2, mLutLut1.2, whole genome shotgun sequence genomic DNA contains:
- the LOC125093203 gene encoding alcohol dehydrogenase E chain isoform X2 → MVASGICRSDDHVASGALVTPLPIILGHEAAGIVESIGEGVTTVKPGDKVIPLFMPQCGKCNVCKHPQGNFCLKNDLSKPRGFMKDGTTRFICRGKPIHHFISTSTFSQYTVVDETAVAKVDAASPLEKVCLIGCGFSTGYGSAVNVAKVTQGSTCAVFGLGGVGLSVIIGCKAAGAARIIGVDINKDKFAKAKEVGATECISPQDYREPIQDVLKEMSGGGVDFSFEVIGRLDTMVAALSCCQESYGVSVIVGVPPNSQNLSMNPMLLLTGRTWKGAIFGGFKSKDSVPKLVADFMAKKFPLDPLITHVLPFEKINEGFGLLRSGKSIRTILTF, encoded by the exons ATGGTGGCCTCAGGAATCTGTCGTTCTGATGATCACGTGGCTAGTGGAGCGCTTGTCACACCTCTCCCTATAATCTTGGGCCATGAGGCAGCTGGCATTGTGGAAAGCATTGGAGAAGGAGTGACTACAGTAAAACCAG GTGACAAAGTCATTCCACTCTTCATGCCCCAGTGTGGAAAATGCAATGTTTGTAAACACCCGCAAGGCAACTTCTGCTTGAAAAATGA TCTGAGCAAGCCTCGGGGGTTCATGAAGGATGGAACTACCAGGTTCATCTGCAGAGGAAAGCCCATCCACCATTTCATCAGCACCAGCACCTTCTCCCAGTACACAGTGGTGGATGAGACTGCAGTGGCCAAGGTCGATGCAGCCTCACCATTGGAGAAAGTCTGTCTCATTGGCTGTGGATTTTCTACTGGATATGGGTCTGCAGTCAACGTTGCCAAG GTCACCCAGGGCTCCACCTGTGCGGTGTTTGGCCTTGGAGGAGTCGGCCTGTCTGTGATCATAGGCTGCAAAGCAGCAGGAGCAGCCAGGATCATTGGGGTGGACATCAACAAAGACAAATTTGCAAAGGCCAAAGAGGTGGGTGCCACTGAGTGCATCAGCCCTCAGGACTACAGGGAACCCATCCAGGACGTGCTGAAGGAAATGAGTGGTGGCGGTGTGGATTTTTCATTTGAAGTCATCGGGCGGCTTGACACCATG GTGGCTGCCTTGTCCTGCTGTCAGGAGTCCTATGGTGTAAGCGTCATTGTAGGAGTACCTCCTAATTCACAAAATCTCTCTATGAACCCCATGTTGTTATTGACCGGACGTACCTGGAAAGGAGCAATTTTTGGTG GCTTTAAGAGTAAAGATTCTGTCCCCAAACTTGTGGCTGATTTTATGGCTAAGAAGTTTCCACTGGATCCATTAATAACCCATGTTttaccttttgaaaaaataaatgaaggattTGGCCTGCTTCGCTCTGGAAAGAG CATCCGCACCATCCTAACATTCTGA
- the LOC125093203 gene encoding alcohol dehydrogenase E chain isoform X1, which translates to MSTVGKVIKCKAAVLWEIKKPFSIEEVEVAPPKAHEVRIKMVASGICRSDDHVASGALVTPLPIILGHEAAGIVESIGEGVTTVKPGDKVIPLFMPQCGKCNVCKHPQGNFCLKNDLSKPRGFMKDGTTRFICRGKPIHHFISTSTFSQYTVVDETAVAKVDAASPLEKVCLIGCGFSTGYGSAVNVAKVTQGSTCAVFGLGGVGLSVIIGCKAAGAARIIGVDINKDKFAKAKEVGATECISPQDYREPIQDVLKEMSGGGVDFSFEVIGRLDTMVAALSCCQESYGVSVIVGVPPNSQNLSMNPMLLLTGRTWKGAIFGGFKSKDSVPKLVADFMAKKFPLDPLITHVLPFEKINEGFGLLRSGKSIRTILTF; encoded by the exons ATGAGCACAGTAGGAAAA GTAATCAAATGCAAAGCAGCTGTGCTATGGGAGATAAAGAAACCCTTTTCCATAGAGGAGGTCGAGGTCGCACCACCTAAGGCCCATGAAGTTCGTATTAAg ATGGTGGCCTCAGGAATCTGTCGTTCTGATGATCACGTGGCTAGTGGAGCGCTTGTCACACCTCTCCCTATAATCTTGGGCCATGAGGCAGCTGGCATTGTGGAAAGCATTGGAGAAGGAGTGACTACAGTAAAACCAG GTGACAAAGTCATTCCACTCTTCATGCCCCAGTGTGGAAAATGCAATGTTTGTAAACACCCGCAAGGCAACTTCTGCTTGAAAAATGA TCTGAGCAAGCCTCGGGGGTTCATGAAGGATGGAACTACCAGGTTCATCTGCAGAGGAAAGCCCATCCACCATTTCATCAGCACCAGCACCTTCTCCCAGTACACAGTGGTGGATGAGACTGCAGTGGCCAAGGTCGATGCAGCCTCACCATTGGAGAAAGTCTGTCTCATTGGCTGTGGATTTTCTACTGGATATGGGTCTGCAGTCAACGTTGCCAAG GTCACCCAGGGCTCCACCTGTGCGGTGTTTGGCCTTGGAGGAGTCGGCCTGTCTGTGATCATAGGCTGCAAAGCAGCAGGAGCAGCCAGGATCATTGGGGTGGACATCAACAAAGACAAATTTGCAAAGGCCAAAGAGGTGGGTGCCACTGAGTGCATCAGCCCTCAGGACTACAGGGAACCCATCCAGGACGTGCTGAAGGAAATGAGTGGTGGCGGTGTGGATTTTTCATTTGAAGTCATCGGGCGGCTTGACACCATG GTGGCTGCCTTGTCCTGCTGTCAGGAGTCCTATGGTGTAAGCGTCATTGTAGGAGTACCTCCTAATTCACAAAATCTCTCTATGAACCCCATGTTGTTATTGACCGGACGTACCTGGAAAGGAGCAATTTTTGGTG GCTTTAAGAGTAAAGATTCTGTCCCCAAACTTGTGGCTGATTTTATGGCTAAGAAGTTTCCACTGGATCCATTAATAACCCATGTTttaccttttgaaaaaataaatgaaggattTGGCCTGCTTCGCTCTGGAAAGAG CATCCGCACCATCCTAACATTCTGA